The proteins below are encoded in one region of Winogradskyella helgolandensis:
- a CDS encoding carbonic anhydrase family protein → MKAHTRETQATMTPEKSLQYLKEGNVRFQNNLKANRNLLEQVNDTSEGQFPFATILSCIDSRVSAELVFDQGLGDVFSVRIAGNFVNEDILGSMEFASKLAGTKLIVVLGHTSCGAIKGACDNAKLGNLTKLIEKIKPAVEAVKEPKEADLRTSKNLEFVDSVSHMNVDLTIDRIHAESPVLSEMEKSGEIKIIGAMYDVNSGAVTFYE, encoded by the coding sequence ATGAAAGCACATACAAGAGAAACCCAAGCTACAATGACACCAGAAAAGTCATTACAATATTTAAAGGAAGGTAATGTAAGGTTTCAAAATAATTTAAAGGCAAATAGAAATTTATTAGAACAGGTAAATGATACTAGTGAAGGACAGTTTCCTTTTGCGACAATATTAAGTTGTATAGACTCAAGAGTATCAGCTGAATTGGTTTTTGACCAAGGGTTAGGAGATGTTTTTAGTGTTCGTATAGCCGGTAACTTTGTAAACGAAGATATTTTAGGTAGTATGGAGTTTGCTTCTAAATTGGCAGGAACAAAATTAATAGTGGTTTTAGGACATACTAGTTGTGGCGCTATTAAAGGAGCTTGCGATAATGCTAAATTAGGGAACCTTACCAAGCTAATTGAGAAAATTAAACCTGCTGTAGAAGCGGTTAAAGAGCCTAAAGAGGCTGATTTGAGAACCTCTAAAAACTTAGAGTTTGTAGATAGTGTATCTCATATGAATGTAGATTTAACTATCGATAGAATACATGCGGAAAGCCCAGTACTTTCTGAAATGGAAAAAAGTGGTGAGATTAAAATTATCGGAGCTATGTACGATGTTAATTCGGGAGCCGTTACTTTTTATGAATAA
- the pheS gene encoding phenylalanine--tRNA ligase subunit alpha has translation MIDKIKELIAEAEAFKAQSKEEVEAFRIKYLGSKGHLRAFYGELKNVANDQKREFGQIINELKNTAEAKVNHLKEALESQEEDKGIYGDLSRPGEPIAIGARHPISIVKNEIIDIFSRIGFNVSEGPEIEDDWHNFTALNLPEYHPARDMQDTFFIQTDPDILLRTHTSSVQVRYMENNQPPIRTISPGRVYRNEAISARSHCFFHQVEGLYIDKDVSFADLKQTLQYFTTEMFGKSKIRLRPSYFPFTEPSAEVDVYWGLETETDYKITKGTGWLEIMGCGMVDPNVLENCGIDSKIYSGFAFGMGIDRIAMLLNQISDIRLLSENDVRFLEQFKSAL, from the coding sequence ATGATAGACAAGATAAAAGAACTTATAGCAGAAGCGGAAGCTTTTAAAGCACAGTCAAAAGAGGAAGTTGAAGCCTTTAGAATAAAATATTTAGGTTCTAAAGGACACTTAAGAGCGTTTTATGGCGAATTAAAAAATGTAGCAAACGATCAGAAACGTGAATTCGGACAAATCATAAATGAGCTTAAAAACACAGCTGAAGCTAAAGTTAATCACTTAAAAGAAGCTTTAGAAAGTCAGGAAGAAGACAAAGGGATTTACGGAGATTTATCGCGTCCGGGAGAACCCATTGCTATTGGTGCGCGTCATCCTATTTCTATTGTGAAGAATGAAATTATTGATATCTTTTCGCGTATTGGTTTTAATGTGAGTGAAGGACCAGAAATTGAAGACGATTGGCATAATTTCACAGCATTAAATTTACCAGAATATCATCCGGCAAGAGATATGCAGGACACCTTCTTCATTCAAACGGATCCAGATATTTTATTACGGACACATACCAGTTCGGTACAAGTGCGATATATGGAAAATAATCAGCCTCCAATTCGTACAATTTCACCAGGTCGTGTATATAGAAATGAAGCAATTTCGGCGCGTTCACATTGTTTTTTCCATCAAGTAGAAGGATTATACATTGATAAAGATGTGAGTTTTGCAGATTTAAAACAAACACTTCAGTACTTCACAACAGAAATGTTTGGAAAATCTAAGATTAGATTGCGTCCATCATACTTTCCATTTACAGAACCAAGTGCTGAGGTTGATGTATATTGGGGTTTAGAAACTGAAACAGATTATAAAATCACCAAAGGAACAGGCTGGTTAGAAATTATGGGCTGTGGTATGGTAGATCCTAATGTATTAGAAAATTGTGGTATAGATTCAAAAATATATTCAGGTTTCGCTTTCGGAATGGGCATAGACAGAATAGCTATGTTACTCAACCAGATTAGTGATATTAGATTGTTAAGTGAAAATGATGTACGGTTTTTAGAGCAGTTTAAATCTGCTTTATAA
- a CDS encoding CvpA family protein: MSIIDIILAALLLFGFIRGLFKGLFVEVASLLALVLGVWGAIHFSGFAAGFLESKVDWNEKTINIVAFAITFVVIVLVIGLAGKALTKLADFAALGLINKLAGGIFGALKIGLILSVLLGVFHKMNNTLPFMEEEDLEKSMLYKPVKSLAAIIFPSIIKSGEEPIVREKEES; this comes from the coding sequence ATGAGTATTATTGATATCATTTTAGCTGCCCTTTTATTGTTTGGATTTATACGTGGCTTATTTAAAGGACTCTTTGTAGAAGTCGCCTCTTTATTGGCTTTAGTGTTAGGTGTTTGGGGAGCCATTCACTTTAGTGGCTTTGCTGCAGGTTTTCTAGAATCAAAAGTAGATTGGAACGAAAAAACAATTAATATTGTTGCTTTCGCCATCACTTTTGTGGTGATTGTTTTAGTCATTGGCTTGGCAGGAAAAGCATTAACCAAACTCGCCGATTTCGCGGCTTTAGGACTTATTAATAAATTGGCAGGTGGTATTTTTGGCGCCCTTAAAATAGGACTGATTCTTAGTGTATTATTGGGTGTTTTTCATAAAATGAATAATACATTACCTTTTATGGAAGAAGAAGATTTGGAAAAAAGTATGCTTTATAAACCTGTAAAATCTTTAGCTGCTATAATTTTTCCGAGTATAATTAAAAGTGGAGAAGAACCTATCGTTAGAGAGAAAGAAGAATCATAA
- a CDS encoding BatD family protein: MKLIRNISIVFLILATSIASAQVKFEAKVSKNKLGINERLRIDFEMNQDGDNFVPPSFTNFNVVGGPNTSVSNRYSNGKRTFSKTYSYFLAPKKQGNFTIKQATIEIDGEIYKTFPVTVTVTKAVSAPNGNAAASDVATEKIHLVAEVSNTNPYLNEAITVVYKLYVSKEIGVSSNWREKEIPRFNDFWSQNIEIKGLPVQEGKFKGENYRYVVLRKTVLYPQKTGALKIEPLVMDITAEVPSDKVDIFGRHLMTNIPKEVTAGSRIINVKPLPEEGKPSDFKGAVGNFNFKVSTSKTQLNATESLQAKIEVSGKGNLKLFELPKLSVPSSLEVYEPEHQENIRTNINGMQGDISDTYTIVPQYKGKYPVPTISFSYFDLDTESYKRITSSDIVIDVLEGPTAASDNAESPTTDTKQSVNPNTNTFAFIKTNSNWLPLKSEPFFKSTGFWSLLLLPFLAIPLAIVVRRKKDERDADVQGNRIRKADRLAKKYLGEAKKAMGQKEAFYLALEKALHNYLKAKLNIETSDFNKEKIESLLQERQVQTDVVSNFISILENCELARYTPITQVTMQNDYDKAAKTISLIDKQLR, from the coding sequence ATGAAATTAATAAGAAACATATCCATAGTATTCCTAATACTTGCCACAAGTATTGCTTCAGCGCAGGTTAAATTTGAAGCAAAAGTCAGTAAGAATAAACTAGGAATTAATGAACGTCTACGTATCGATTTTGAAATGAATCAGGATGGAGACAATTTTGTGCCTCCAAGTTTTACTAATTTTAATGTTGTTGGTGGACCAAATACGTCTGTTAGTAATAGATATTCAAATGGAAAACGTACATTCTCTAAAACATATAGCTATTTTTTAGCACCAAAAAAACAAGGTAATTTCACAATTAAACAAGCTACTATAGAAATTGATGGCGAAATTTATAAAACATTTCCTGTTACTGTTACTGTGACTAAAGCCGTAAGTGCGCCGAACGGAAATGCAGCGGCTTCAGATGTTGCCACAGAAAAAATTCATTTAGTCGCTGAGGTTTCAAATACAAACCCTTATTTAAATGAAGCTATAACAGTGGTTTACAAATTGTACGTCTCCAAAGAAATCGGAGTGAGTAGCAACTGGAGAGAAAAGGAAATTCCTCGCTTTAATGATTTTTGGAGTCAGAATATTGAAATAAAAGGACTTCCTGTTCAAGAAGGTAAATTTAAAGGTGAAAATTACCGTTACGTTGTGCTTAGAAAAACAGTGCTCTATCCCCAAAAAACTGGAGCTCTGAAAATAGAGCCGTTAGTTATGGATATTACAGCAGAAGTACCATCAGATAAAGTAGATATTTTTGGAAGACACTTAATGACCAACATTCCAAAAGAAGTAACGGCAGGTAGTAGAATAATTAATGTCAAACCACTTCCAGAAGAAGGTAAGCCATCCGATTTTAAAGGTGCTGTGGGTAATTTTAATTTCAAAGTTTCTACATCTAAAACACAGTTGAATGCTACAGAATCACTCCAGGCAAAAATCGAAGTTTCAGGAAAAGGAAATTTAAAACTGTTTGAATTACCAAAGCTAAGCGTACCAAGTTCATTAGAGGTATACGAACCAGAGCATCAAGAGAATATTCGTACAAATATTAATGGAATGCAAGGTGATATTTCGGACACTTACACTATTGTACCTCAATATAAAGGAAAATATCCTGTGCCAACGATTTCATTTTCATATTTTGATTTAGATACAGAAAGTTACAAACGCATTACGTCATCAGACATTGTTATTGATGTTTTAGAAGGACCTACAGCAGCTAGTGATAATGCTGAAAGTCCAACAACTGATACCAAACAATCGGTTAATCCCAATACCAACACATTTGCTTTTATAAAAACAAATTCAAATTGGTTGCCTTTAAAATCAGAGCCCTTTTTTAAGTCTACTGGGTTTTGGTCATTGTTATTGTTACCGTTTTTAGCCATTCCTTTAGCTATTGTAGTAAGACGTAAAAAGGATGAACGTGATGCAGATGTGCAAGGCAATCGTATTAGAAAAGCAGACCGTTTAGCTAAAAAATATTTAGGAGAAGCTAAAAAAGCGATGGGACAAAAAGAAGCTTTTTATTTGGCACTAGAAAAGGCACTTCATAATTACTTAAAAGCAAAATTAAATATTGAAACGAGTGATTTTAATAAAGAAAAAATTGAAAGTCTATTACAAGAACGTCAAGTTCAAACTGATGTGGTTTCAAATTTTATTTCAATATTAGAAAATTGTGAGTTGGCACGTTACACTCCAATTACTCAAGTGACGATGCAGAATGATTATGATAAGGCAGCGAAGACAATTTCATTAATAGATAAGCAACTAAGATAA
- a CDS encoding SulP family inorganic anion transporter, with amino-acid sequence MFKTLKNDLPASVVVFFVALPLCLGIALASGAPLFSGVIAGIIGGIVVGSLSGSKLGVSGPAAGLAAIVLTAITTLGSYENFLVAVVLGGIIQIIFGVLKAGVIGYYFPSSVIKGMLTGIGIIIILKQIPNFFGYDEESAWDLEFFEIDGGNTFSELINLLSNIHPGALLIGVISLVLIMVWDNVLSKKAKLFEVIPGPFLAVVGGIIFFTVTQGNELLSIGPKHMVSVPVPEDLSSFVGQFSFPNFEVVFNHEVWIVAFTIALVASIETLLSVEASDKIDPDKNVTPTNRELLAQGAGNIISGLIGGLPITQVIVRSSANVQSGGKSKLSTIIHGFLLLISVILIPTLLNMIPLAVLAAVLLLVGYKLAKPSLFKKMYNLGWKQWLPFIVTVVGIVFTDLLSGIGLGMLVGIVVILLKSYQNSHFLHIEDNSNGKHKIKMELAEEVTFFNKGAILKQLDSLPRDTYLEFDVRKTRYLDYDIIEILEDFAFKAKERNIDIKLVSKRGVVENPESFIEFFQLRPKSDISLS; translated from the coding sequence ATGTTTAAAACATTAAAAAACGACTTGCCTGCAAGTGTCGTTGTATTTTTCGTGGCATTACCATTGTGTTTAGGTATTGCTTTAGCCAGTGGAGCTCCATTGTTTTCTGGTGTAATTGCTGGTATCATTGGAGGAATTGTAGTTGGATCCTTAAGTGGTTCTAAATTGGGTGTTAGTGGGCCTGCGGCAGGTTTAGCAGCCATCGTTTTAACCGCTATTACAACGTTAGGAAGTTATGAGAATTTTCTTGTTGCTGTAGTTTTAGGAGGAATTATTCAAATAATTTTCGGAGTTTTAAAAGCTGGAGTTATTGGATATTATTTTCCTTCATCTGTAATCAAAGGCATGTTAACCGGTATTGGTATTATCATTATTTTAAAACAAATCCCAAACTTTTTTGGTTATGATGAAGAATCGGCTTGGGATTTAGAGTTTTTTGAAATTGACGGTGGTAATACATTTTCTGAATTAATCAATCTTTTGAGTAATATTCATCCAGGTGCTTTGTTAATTGGAGTTATCAGCCTAGTGTTAATAATGGTATGGGACAATGTGTTAAGTAAGAAAGCTAAATTATTTGAAGTTATTCCTGGGCCTTTCTTAGCGGTTGTAGGTGGTATTATTTTCTTTACTGTTACGCAAGGTAATGAGTTGTTATCCATAGGGCCAAAACATATGGTTAGTGTGCCAGTGCCAGAAGATCTTTCTTCTTTTGTAGGGCAATTTAGTTTTCCAAATTTTGAAGTTGTATTTAACCATGAAGTGTGGATAGTTGCTTTTACTATTGCCTTAGTTGCAAGTATAGAAACATTATTATCTGTTGAAGCTTCTGATAAAATCGATCCAGATAAAAATGTAACCCCTACAAACAGAGAATTATTAGCACAAGGTGCTGGAAATATAATTTCTGGTTTAATAGGTGGTTTACCAATTACTCAAGTAATTGTAAGAAGTTCAGCTAATGTACAATCGGGTGGAAAAAGTAAATTATCAACTATTATACATGGTTTCTTGCTTTTAATATCAGTAATTTTAATACCCACTTTACTTAACATGATTCCGTTAGCCGTGCTAGCAGCCGTATTATTATTAGTTGGTTATAAATTAGCTAAACCTTCACTATTCAAGAAAATGTATAATTTAGGGTGGAAACAATGGTTACCATTTATTGTAACAGTGGTTGGTATAGTTTTTACAGATTTACTTTCTGGTATTGGTTTAGGCATGCTAGTAGGAATTGTAGTTATTTTATTAAAGAGTTACCAAAACTCACATTTCCTTCATATAGAAGATAATAGTAACGGAAAACACAAAATTAAAATGGAGCTTGCTGAGGAAGTTACTTTCTTTAATAAAGGTGCTATTTTAAAGCAATTAGACAGTTTGCCAAGAGATACTTATTTAGAATTTGATGTTAGGAAAACACGCTATCTAGATTATGATATTATAGAAATTCTCGAAGATTTTGCTTTTAAAGCAAAAGAGCGAAATATAGATATCAAATTAGTTTCCAAACGTGGAGTTGTTGAAAACCCTGAGAGTTTTATTGAGTTTTTTCAGCTTAGACCAAAGTCTGATATTAGTTTGAGTTAA
- a CDS encoding tetratricopeptide repeat protein: protein MKFYILLITVLVGSFGFSQDLNKEQLKADRNATNLVYKANELVSEDNYVEAEMEYRKAISEAPNKATGAYNLAHSYYKKGSFDEALFRSQEAAINATTKDEKHRAFHNIGNILMQNEQCKEAVEAYKNALRNNPFDEESRYNFALAKECADQQKDDGGGEDDKKDENKDQEQDKEDEQKKEDENKDNKDQKDDQDKKDEGDQDKKDGDKDKDEDGKPKDDKKDDGKGKEDNKDNNQQPKPQPGQMSPQQIKNILEAMQNQEQKVQEKMNAEKQKGAKVKTDKDW, encoded by the coding sequence ATGAAATTTTATATACTACTTATTACAGTTTTAGTTGGAAGTTTTGGGTTTTCCCAAGATCTCAATAAAGAACAACTAAAAGCCGATAGAAACGCCACTAATTTGGTTTATAAAGCCAATGAATTGGTCAGTGAAGATAACTATGTAGAAGCCGAAATGGAATATAGAAAAGCCATTTCAGAGGCGCCAAACAAAGCGACAGGAGCTTATAATTTAGCACATTCGTATTATAAAAAAGGGAGCTTTGACGAAGCCTTATTTAGAAGTCAAGAAGCCGCAATTAATGCCACCACTAAAGATGAAAAACACAGAGCATTTCATAATATTGGTAATATCTTAATGCAAAATGAGCAATGCAAAGAAGCGGTAGAAGCTTATAAAAATGCTTTAAGAAACAATCCATTTGATGAAGAATCGCGCTATAATTTTGCTTTAGCAAAAGAATGTGCTGATCAACAAAAGGATGATGGTGGAGGTGAAGATGATAAAAAGGACGAAAACAAAGACCAAGAACAAGACAAAGAAGACGAGCAAAAAAAAGAGGACGAAAACAAAGACAATAAAGATCAAAAGGACGACCAAGATAAGAAGGACGAAGGAGACCAGGATAAAAAAGACGGAGATAAGGATAAGGATGAAGACGGAAAACCAAAGGACGATAAAAAGGATGATGGTAAAGGAAAGGAAGACAACAAGGATAATAACCAACAACCTAAACCGCAGCCTGGACAAATGTCTCCTCAGCAGATAAAGAATATTTTAGAAGCGATGCAAAATCAAGAACAAAAGGTCCAAGAAAAAATGAATGCCGAAAAACAAAAAGGAGCAAAGGTTAAGACGGATAAGGATTGGTAA
- a CDS encoding GbsR/MarR family transcriptional regulator yields the protein MKENVCKEKMALVEKLGVHLEKREHLAPVAARILSYIILTGKQGTTFEDMVKILCASKSTISTHLNHLQDLNKIVYFTKTGDRKKYFIINKDMIVQHIDNVINEWQEVKVLHSEIKNYKEKINNHKIENEDEKFELSFHNDYIQFLDEASASIEVLRKKLIDNQFHI from the coding sequence ATGAAAGAGAATGTCTGCAAAGAAAAAATGGCCTTAGTTGAAAAACTAGGTGTGCATTTAGAAAAAAGAGAGCATTTGGCACCTGTTGCAGCACGTATTCTGTCTTATATCATACTTACAGGTAAACAAGGAACCACTTTTGAAGATATGGTAAAGATATTATGCGCTAGTAAAAGCACCATTTCAACACACCTTAATCATTTACAAGATTTAAACAAGATTGTGTATTTCACTAAAACAGGAGATCGTAAAAAATATTTCATTATCAATAAGGATATGATCGTTCAGCATATCGATAATGTGATTAATGAATGGCAAGAAGTTAAAGTGTTGCATTCAGAAATTAAAAATTATAAAGAGAAAATCAATAACCACAAAATCGAAAATGAAGATGAAAAGTTCGAATTAAGTTTCCATAATGATTACATCCAATTTTTAGATGAAGCAAGTGCATCAATAGAAGTATTAAGAAAAAAATTAATAGACAACCAATTCCATATTTAA
- a CDS encoding tetratricopeptide repeat protein, whose translation MRAITFILLCCFNLIGFAQNDQSFSEANTLYNDGKFAEAIDKYESILDAKQHSAELYFNLGNANYKLNNIAPSIYYFEKALQLAPNDKDIQNNLAFAQNMTIDAIEKVPTVGFSRIFNNIVNTFNTDAWAKIAVGGVLLFVIIFLAYHFSYTSSKKRIAFVTSIISLFVACISVFMAFKKDDLNKKDNPAIVFAQESRVKTDPNPTSEEVFRLHEGTKVQVLETYEDWNKIQLSDNSIGWIPKKDVKLLKIF comes from the coding sequence ATGAGAGCTATTACCTTTATACTTTTATGTTGTTTTAACCTTATTGGTTTTGCGCAAAACGATCAGAGTTTTAGTGAAGCCAATACCTTATATAATGATGGTAAATTTGCAGAAGCTATAGATAAATATGAATCTATTTTAGATGCAAAGCAACATTCTGCGGAGTTGTATTTTAACTTAGGAAATGCTAATTATAAACTCAATAATATTGCACCTAGCATTTATTATTTTGAAAAAGCATTACAATTAGCACCTAATGATAAGGACATACAAAATAATTTGGCATTTGCGCAAAATATGACGATTGATGCGATTGAAAAAGTTCCGACCGTTGGTTTTTCAAGAATTTTCAATAATATAGTCAATACTTTTAACACCGATGCTTGGGCAAAAATTGCAGTAGGTGGTGTGCTTTTATTTGTTATTATATTTTTAGCTTATCACTTTTCTTATACCAGTTCAAAAAAACGAATTGCATTTGTAACGAGTATTATAAGCTTATTTGTGGCTTGTATATCGGTTTTTATGGCATTTAAAAAGGACGACTTAAATAAAAAAGATAATCCGGCAATTGTTTTTGCGCAAGAAAGTAGAGTAAAAACAGACCCAAACCCAACTAGTGAAGAGGTTTTTAGATTGCACGAAGGGACTAAGGTACAAGTCTTAGAGACCTATGAAGATTGGAACAAAATTCAACTGTCTGATAACTCTATTGGTTGGATTCCTAAAAAAGACGTCAAATTATTGAAGATTTTTTAG
- a CDS encoding efflux RND transporter periplasmic adaptor subunit, producing the protein MKNNRLNYIAALSVFLVIVSCGNSEQNQSAAAPPPAPFPVTQIQQKTVTGYTDYPATIEGIVNSDVRAKTSGYIEKVYVDEGEKVRKGQMLFKLETQSLSQDAGAAQARINVAQVEVDKLIPLVEKNIISAVQLETAKANLAQAKANYSGVTANIGYATIKSPIDGYVGSINFREGALISPSDATPLTTVSEIDQVYAFFSFNEAQYINHLQNAEGKTKAERIKNSPDLSLILANGTEYSEKGRIQTSTGQINQNTGTIKIRAAFDNPNEILTNGNSGKIRFPIEYKDAIVVPQSATFEQQGNVMIFKLVEGNKVETSIIKIQGTVDNLYVVESGLDTNDKIVISGVGKLRNGTVIAPQDTTFEEAIKPITPLFRN; encoded by the coding sequence ATGAAAAACAATAGATTAAATTATATAGCAGCCCTAAGTGTATTCTTGGTCATTGTAAGTTGCGGTAACAGCGAACAAAATCAATCTGCAGCAGCGCCACCTCCAGCTCCGTTTCCTGTAACACAAATACAACAAAAAACGGTGACAGGTTACACCGATTACCCAGCAACTATTGAAGGTATTGTAAATAGTGATGTACGCGCCAAAACATCTGGTTATATTGAAAAAGTATATGTAGACGAAGGAGAAAAAGTACGAAAAGGACAAATGCTTTTCAAACTAGAAACGCAGTCTTTAAGTCAAGATGCTGGTGCAGCACAAGCTCGTATTAATGTCGCGCAAGTAGAAGTTGATAAATTGATTCCACTTGTAGAAAAGAACATTATTAGCGCAGTACAACTAGAAACTGCAAAAGCCAATTTAGCACAAGCAAAAGCGAATTATAGTGGAGTTACGGCAAATATTGGTTACGCGACGATTAAAAGCCCAATAGATGGTTATGTTGGTTCTATTAACTTTAGAGAAGGTGCTTTAATTAGTCCTAGTGATGCAACACCGCTAACTACCGTAAGTGAAATTGACCAAGTCTATGCTTTTTTTAGTTTCAACGAAGCACAATACATTAATCATTTACAAAATGCCGAAGGTAAAACGAAAGCCGAACGTATTAAGAATTCACCAGATTTAAGCCTGATTTTGGCTAATGGGACAGAGTATTCTGAAAAAGGCCGTATTCAAACTAGTACTGGTCAAATCAATCAGAATACAGGAACTATTAAAATTAGAGCGGCTTTTGATAATCCGAATGAGATTTTAACCAACGGAAATAGTGGTAAAATAAGATTTCCTATAGAATATAAAGACGCTATTGTTGTACCACAATCCGCTACGTTTGAACAACAAGGTAATGTGATGATTTTTAAACTTGTTGAAGGTAATAAAGTAGAAACTTCTATAATTAAAATTCAAGGAACCGTAGATAATTTATATGTTGTAGAATCGGGTTTAGATACCAATGATAAAATTGTAATATCTGGTGTTGGGAAACTTAGAAATGGAACGGTAATCGCACCACAAGACACAACCTTTGAAGAGGCCATTAAGCCAATTACCCCTTTATTCAGAAATTAA
- a CDS encoding carbonic anhydrase — protein sequence MILKNVFENNEQWIKDKLAVDSNYFEDLGKGQNPELLFIGCSDSRVTAEELMGLGPGDVFVHRNIANMVVGTDANGMSVVNYAVTHLKVNHVVVCGHYACGGVKAAMQSADLGVLNGWLRNIRDVYRMHHDELNAIECEDKKYDRLVELNVQEQCVNLIKTAAVQKAYRDRGLKVHGWVFDVHTGKLIDLKIDFEKYLKDIMEIYHLD from the coding sequence ATGATATTAAAAAACGTATTTGAAAACAACGAACAATGGATTAAGGATAAACTTGCTGTTGATTCAAATTATTTTGAAGATTTAGGAAAAGGCCAAAATCCAGAATTATTATTTATTGGCTGTTCTGATAGTCGTGTTACAGCAGAAGAATTAATGGGATTAGGTCCTGGGGATGTTTTTGTTCACCGTAATATTGCTAACATGGTGGTGGGTACAGATGCCAATGGTATGTCAGTAGTAAATTATGCTGTTACACATTTAAAGGTAAATCATGTAGTTGTTTGTGGACACTATGCCTGTGGAGGTGTAAAAGCAGCCATGCAATCAGCAGATTTAGGAGTATTAAACGGTTGGTTACGTAATATTAGAGATGTTTATAGAATGCATCATGATGAGCTAAATGCCATTGAATGTGAAGATAAAAAGTATGATCGTTTAGTAGAACTTAATGTACAAGAACAATGTGTGAACTTAATTAAAACAGCAGCCGTACAAAAAGCGTATAGAGATAGAGGTTTAAAAGTCCACGGTTGGGTATTTGATGTACACACAGGGAAACTAATAGATTTAAAAATAGACTTCGAAAAATACCTTAAGGATATCATGGAAATTTATCATTTAGATTAA
- a CDS encoding lipocalin-like domain-containing protein, producing the protein MGSWKYSEYLEDGVSVPLMDCEDLTTVIVSSNGTFSTTSYWDFGNGCEVDYLATGTWENLGSSVYSTTEDGDTFTQEISFDGNEMYFDFIDEGVIYTDVFVRL; encoded by the coding sequence ATTGGAAGTTGGAAATATTCTGAATATCTCGAAGATGGAGTTTCAGTTCCTTTAATGGACTGTGAAGATTTAACTACGGTTATTGTATCTTCAAATGGAACTTTTAGTACAACTAGTTATTGGGATTTTGGAAATGGATGTGAGGTAGATTACCTCGCAACTGGTACATGGGAGAATTTAGGTTCTAGTGTGTATTCTACAACAGAAGATGGAGATACTTTTACACAAGAGATTAGTTTTGATGGTAATGAAATGTATTTTGATTTTATCGACGAAGGGGTTATTTATACAGATGTTTTTGTAAGACTGTAA